From a region of the Microscilla marina ATCC 23134 genome:
- a CDS encoding DUF2252 family protein: MNIFSKKPEKTTSNLSKKYLDNNRGFFLYFRHMSMKMQERFAQLYPHKGVPQVFLHGNPHIENYTINGKGAAMIDFDRSRIGPYVWDIVRFLASVSVKRKEVTDEFLSKEVLEYFLEGYLRSFHAPHLPYKPISTASNRAKFTVWHNNVEEYLKANIKWAKRMRNNPVRTNNKDLKALLQGYLQSRNELDLLGTHKLTEAGQATGTFGNQRFLMVLSPQKNTEAESVFLDIKTVYQDPDNRWYYNPYNHHGIRMIEASKLYAPGVEQRMGYVTYQNQEYWGRAIPPKNAKLKANLNSAEQIDMAYSVATQLGSAHRKSLQGGVEALKLEKHLLADYTRLTDIAHQMNMELMQAYQAYVQQLNATKAG; encoded by the coding sequence ATGAACATATTTTCAAAAAAACCTGAAAAAACAACGAGCAATTTGTCTAAGAAATATCTCGATAATAACCGAGGCTTCTTTCTTTATTTTCGTCACATGTCAATGAAAATGCAAGAGCGCTTTGCTCAGTTGTACCCACACAAAGGCGTGCCTCAAGTATTTTTGCACGGCAACCCTCACATCGAAAATTACACAATCAATGGCAAAGGAGCTGCCATGATAGACTTTGACCGCTCTCGCATAGGACCTTATGTTTGGGACATTGTGCGTTTTTTGGCATCGGTGTCAGTCAAGCGCAAAGAAGTAACCGATGAATTTTTATCTAAAGAAGTGCTCGAATACTTTTTAGAAGGATACCTACGCAGCTTTCATGCGCCTCATTTACCTTATAAACCTATTTCTACGGCGAGCAACCGGGCAAAATTTACGGTATGGCACAACAACGTAGAAGAGTACCTCAAGGCAAACATTAAGTGGGCAAAGCGTATGCGAAATAATCCTGTGCGTACCAATAACAAAGACCTAAAGGCTTTATTACAAGGTTACCTACAGAGCCGCAACGAACTAGACCTGCTCGGCACCCACAAACTGACCGAGGCAGGGCAAGCTACTGGTACATTTGGCAATCAGCGTTTTTTGATGGTGTTGTCGCCCCAGAAAAACACCGAAGCTGAGAGTGTATTTTTGGATATTAAAACTGTATACCAAGACCCTGACAATCGCTGGTACTATAACCCTTACAATCACCATGGCATACGTATGATAGAGGCGTCTAAACTTTATGCCCCTGGGGTAGAGCAACGCATGGGGTATGTAACTTACCAAAATCAGGAATATTGGGGTAGGGCTATTCCGCCAAAAAACGCCAAACTGAAGGCCAATCTTAACAGTGCTGAGCAAATAGACATGGCTTATTCGGTAGCCACCCAGTTGGGCAGTGCCCACCGCAAGTCTTTGCAAGGTGGGGTAGAGGCTCTGAAGCTGGAAAAGCACTTGTTGGCTG